The Nitrospira lenta DNA window CCGGCTCTGTCGCCTGGTCGGCCAAGCCATCGCCGACTATCGGCTGATTGAAGACGGAGACAAGATCATGGTCTGTCTGTCCGGCGGAAAGGATAGTTACGGCTTACTCGACATCCTGCTGCTCTTGCAACAGCGCGCGCCCGTTCGCTTTGATCTCGTAGCGGTCAACCTGGACCAGAAACAGCCCGGCTTTCCCGCGCACATCCTGCCAGAGTACCTGGCCAACCGGGGTATTCCGTTTCACATTGAAACGCGCGACACCTACTCCATCGTGAAGCGCCTGATCCCTGAAGGCCAGACGACGTGCTCCCTCTGTTCGCGGCTCAGACGCGGGCACCTCTATCGCATTGCTTCTGAGTTGGGCGCCACCAAGATCGCACTGGGCCACCACCGCGATGATATTAATGAAACTCTGTTTCTGAATCTCCTGTACACCGGC harbors:
- the ttcA gene encoding tRNA 2-thiocytidine(32) synthetase TtcA; translation: MRSSPIPTTPFTKLDEETEKLQTRLCRLVGQAIADYRLIEDGDKIMVCLSGGKDSYGLLDILLLLQQRAPVRFDLVAVNLDQKQPGFPAHILPEYLANRGIPFHIETRDTYSIVKRLIPEGQTTCSLCSRLRRGHLYRIASELGATKIALGHHRDDINETLFLNLLYTGKLKAMPPKLRSKDGRHLVIRPLAFVKEIDLARYAELRGFPIIPCDLCGSQDDLKRKEVKTLLRQWEERSPGSSDSIAAAIANVAPALLMDQRLFDFQTLRTAQDSTGEGDAWLDAEAHLPQ